The Bacteroidota bacterium genomic interval GGCCAGGCTATCGGCCGGGCGTTCGGCCAGGCGGTAGGGGCCAGCCCGCATTACCTGGTCGCCGGCACGGAAGCCCAGGCTGGACAGGTAGGCACTCTTACGGAGGGTGCCATCTGCATCCATCTTCAGGTTGTCTCCGCGAAACTGGGGGTGATACAGCATGGTGAACCCCACAATGAGGCCCAGGCCCAGCTGGCCCACCACCTTGAATTTTCCCTTCAGGCCGGCCTTATTTTTTTTGAATACCTTGATGTAGTCGTCCAGAAAGCCAATAAGGCCCATCCACACTGCGGCCACCATCACCAGGAGCACATACGCATTGGTAAGATCGGCCAGCAGGAGGGTAGGCACCAGCAGGGCCAGAAGGATGATAAGCCCCCCCATGGTGGGCGTGCCCGACTTGGCCTTGTGGGTGCTGGGGCCCAGTTCGCGTATCCGCTCGCCCAGCTTTCGGCTCTTCAGCCACAGGATGATGTGTCGCCCTACGAACAGCGACAGCAGCAGCGACAGCAGGGCGGCCAGGGCGGCCCGGAAGCTGAGGTACTGCAGCACCCCGATGCCGGGCAGGTCCAGGTCTTTTAGCCAGTGGGGTAGAAAGTAGAGCATAGTCAGTTAGTTAGCAGATTGGAAGGCCTTTTTCAGTTCTTCTCGGTCGTCAAAAGGGTGGCGCACCCCGCGTATTTCCTGGTAGGTTTCGTGGCCCTTGCCCGCCAGCAGGATCACATCCCCCGGCTTGGCCAGCTGGCTGGCAGTGCGGATAGCCTCTCGCCTGTCCATCAGGCGCAGCACCCTGCGCCGGGCTGTGGCGGGTACGCCAGCCTCCATATCGTCCAGGATGGCAGCCGGATCTTCGTCGCGCGGGTTGTCCGAGGTAAGGATTACCTGGTCGGCCAGCTCGCAGGCTATGCGTGCCATCTCGGGCCGCTTACCCTTGTCGCGGTTGCCGCCCGCCCCTATCAGCACAATCAGCCGGCCGGGTATCTGTATTTCCTTCAGGGTCTTCAGGCTATTGTGCAGCGCATCCGGGGTGTGGGCATAGTCTACAATAGCGGTGATGGGGCCAAAGTGCAGCGTCTGGAAGCGGCCGTTGATGGGCAGCAGCTCGCTGGCATGCAGCAGCACCTCCGCCTCGGGCAGCTGTAGCTCTCGGGCGGCAGCCACTACGGCCAGCAGGTTGTAGGCATTGAAGGTGCCCAGCAGCCGGATCCAGATCTCCTGCCCGTTGATCTCCAGGAGCTGCCCCTCAAAGGTGCTCTCCAGGATGCGTGCCTGGTAGTCTGCGGGGCTCTTCAGCGCATAGGTGCGCTGGCGGGCCCGGGTGTTTTGCGCCATAAAGCGCCCATTCTTGTCGTCTACATTCAGCAGGGCAAAGGCGCTGGCGGGCAGTTGGTCAAACAGCAGTTTCTTGGCATTTCGATACTCGGCCATACTGCCGTGGTAGTCCAGGTGGTCGCGCGTCAGGTTCGTGAATAGGCCGCCAGCAAAGGGGATGCCCACCACACGGCGCTGGTGCAGGGCGTGGCTACTCACCTCCATAAAGCAGAAGGCACAGCCCTGGTCGCGCATTTGCGCCAGATAGGCCTGTAGCTGCAGGGGGTCGGGCGTAGTGTGGGTGGCAGGCAGCACCTGCCCGGCTATGCGCACCTCCACGGTGCCGATCAGCCCACAGGCATAGCCCATGCGGGTACACAGGTCGTACAGCAGGGTAGCCACGGTGCTCTTTCCATTGGTGCCCGTTACGCCTATGCAGGCCACCTCCTCGGCCGGGTTGTCGTGGTAGTTGGCGGCCATCCAGGCCAGGCTCTCGGCGGCATCGCGCACCTGGACGTAGGTGATGTTTTCATTTAACTGGGCTGGCAGCTGCTCGCACACAATGGCTACCGCCCCCTGGGCCTCTGCAGCCGGTATGTACTGGTGCCCGTCCGCCTGCGTACCCCTGATGGCAATGAAGACCGTGCCTGGGGCCACGTGCCGGCTGTCGAACTGCAGGGCCTGCACCTGCCGGTCTCGGGTACCTGCCACCTGCTGCAGGGGCACACGGTACAGGAGGTCTTTCAGGTTCTTCATTTCAGGTCGAGTACAATCAGTTGGTTTCTATACAGCCGGCTGCCGGCCTTCAGGCTTTGCCTATATACCTGGCCGTGGCCCCGCAGCGCCACGCGCAGGCCCAGGTTTTCCAGCAGGGCCATGGCATCCTTTGCAGGCATGCCCTTCACATCGGGCACCAGCTTATCCTGCAGGCGGTAGGCATGCAGGCTTACCCCCTGGGGGCTGGTGCGCACCCGCACATAGTCTGTACTGGGCTTGTGCTCGGTGGGGATGCGCAGGTGCTTGTACTGCACCTGTGCATCGTGCCGGTGCAGGGCGCGGCTGGCGGGCAGGCTGGGCCTGGCCCCGGCAGCCGGAACCGCCAGGTGGGCCTGCAGCGGCTGCAGGCGGGTGGCTTGTAGGGCCTCGGCTACCTCGCGCACCACCGGTGCTGCCACGTCTCCGCCGTAGTAGTCGCCCCCCTCGGGTTCGTTTATCAGCACGATGCAACTATACCGGGGCTGGTCGGCCGGGAAGTAGCCCACAAAGCTGGACACATAGGCCTTTGTATAATGTCCGTCCTTCAGGCGCTGGGCCGTACCCGTCTTGCCCGCTATGGGCACCTTGCTCTTGCGTATACTACGTGCCGTGCCGCGCTCTACCACCCCACGCAGCATGGCCTGTAGCTGGCTCAGCGTCTGCTCGCTACACATTTTGGGGTTCAGCACCTCGGCCTCATAGGTTTTCAGTACCTGCGTTTTACTGCGTATCTCTTTCACAATCAGGGGCTGCAGCATCACCCCGCCATTGGCCAGGCCGTTGTAGAAGGTGAGCATCTGCAGGGGCGTGAGCGAGATGTTGTAGCCAATGCTGAGCCAGGGCAGGGTGGTGGCATTGTAGGCCTTGTCTTGTGGCCGGATGAGCTTGGGGAAGGGCTCGCCCTTTAGCTGGAAGTGCACCGGGCGGGTAATGCCCAGGGCATCCAGCTGCAGGTAAAACTTCTCGGGGTTGTGCCGAAAGTGGGCATTTACCAGCTTGCTCACGCCCACATTGCTGCTGCGCTCTATGGCCTCTTGCAGGGATATCCTTCCGGATATGTAGTCGTCTTTCAGCACACGGTCTGCATACTCTATGCGGCCATTTCCCACATCCACACTGTCATCGGGCTGTATCTGGCTGCTCTCCATCAGGGCCAGGGTGCTTACCAGCTTAAAGGTGCTGCCAATCTCGAGCCGGGTGGCCACGGCATGGTTGTACGACTCGGGGTAGTTTGCCAGTGCCTTTATCTCTCCGGTTTGCACCTCCATCACAATGGCCAGCCCCCACTTGGCACGATGCTTCTCCACCGCCTGGCGCAGGGCTGCATCGGTTACGTCCTGTATGTTCACGTTCAGCGTGGTTTGGATGTCCAGGCCATCCTGTGCCTCTACCTCGTAGATGTAGTTGAGCGGCACCTCTACCCCGCCGCCCACACGCTGCACCAGCATCTGCCCATCCCGGCCCCTCAGCTGTCGGTTGAAGCTGTACTCAATGCCCCTGCTGCCTACGGTGTCATTGCGCATGCTACCCAGGGTGATCTTGGCCAGGTTGTCCAGCGGATAAAAGCGGCTGTTGTTTACTTTTTCTACAATCAGCCCCCCCCGGTATCGCCCTTGGCCGAAGATGGGCATTTGCTCTATCTGCTTCAGCTCTCGTATGGTGCACAGCCGCCGGTAGGGGAAGAGATATACATGCCGGTCGCCCTCCTGGCGGGCATGCAGGATGAGGCGCTTGAAGTGCACGATATCGGCCTCTCCCTCGCCAAACTGTGTGGCCAGAGCGGTGCACAGGGCATTCAGGCTGTCGGGAAAGTTGGGAAAATAGCGGGGATCCATGCGCGTGGCATCGATGGCTATGCGGAAGAAAGGAAGCGTGGTAGCCAGCACCGATCCATCATCGGCCAATATGCTGCCTCGGTCTGCCAGCATATTGCGCTTATACACCCGCTCGCGGTTTTTGCGGGCCTCGTAGTAGTCGGCCTTGCCCCACTGCAGGCGCAGCACCTGCACACACACCAGCACCCCAAAAAAGATGAAACCGGCAAACAGCAGGTACACGCGCTTCAGTATGGTATCCGAGACCTTACTCATGGCTTTTTACCTCCAGCTGAATGGGGGGTTCTTCGGGCCGCTGCAGGCCCAGGCTATCCATCTGGCCTACCAGGGTGCTCTGCTTGCGGATTCGGCTGAGCTGGGCATTCAGGGTGTTGTACTCACTCTCCAGCTCCTTTACCTCCTCGCTCAGGCGGTCTACCTGGCGGGCATGGCGCTCGGCCAGGTGGCTGCTCCATATATACGCCAGGCCGATGAGGGTAAGGAAGGCGGCAAACACCAGGTTCCGCTGCATCAGGCCCAGCAGGCTTATGCGGCCCGGCCGTAGCGAAAGGCGTACCTTGGGCCGCAGGCTTGGGCGTGCACGCTTGGGGGGTGGGGTATGGTCATCTCCCCGACGGATGCGGTTCTCTTTCATGCTTTTTCGGCGATTCGGAGTTTGGCAGAGCGGGCGCGGGGATTCTGCCGAATCTCGGCCTCATCGGGGGTAATGGCCCGGCGGGTTATCAGCCGCCAGGGGGTATGGGGGTGGCCATAGGCATCCTTTTGCAGCTCGCCATCGGCGCGGCCGGCGCGCAGGTAGTGCTTTACCAGCCGGTCTTCGTAGCTGTGGTAGCTGATGATGACCAGGCGGCCACCCGGCTTCAGCACCCGCAGGCTCTGCTGCAGCAGGTCTTCCAGCGCGGCCATTTCGTCGTTTACGGCTATGCGCAGGGCCTGGAAGAGGCGGCTCAGGTCGGCATACTCGTTATGGCGGGGCAGGAAGCTGCGCACCGCCGCCACCAGCTGGGTGGTGGTCTCGGGCTGTGCCGCCTTGATGGCGCGCGCCATGGGGCGGCTTTTACGAAAGTCGCCGTACTGATACAGGATGTCGGCCAGGGCCTCGGGCGTGCTCAGTGCTATCAGCTCGGCGGCCGTGGGCCCCTGCTGCTGCATGCGCATATCCAGCGGTGCCTCGGCCCGGTAGCTAAAGCCACGCCCAGGCTCATCCAGCTGGTGGCTACTTACCCCCAGGTCGGCCAGTATGCCATCCACAGGCGGATAGTCTGCCAGGCAGGTGTACAGCTGGCGAAAATTGCACGGAAAAAAGTGGAAACGCGTATCGTAGAGGCGATTTTTGGCCGCGTCCGGGTCTTGGTCAAAGGCATATAGCCGCCCCTCGCCCTGGCCCAGGCCAGCCATAATGGCCCGGCTGTGGCCACCGCCCCCAAAGGTAGCATCCACGTAGTGCCCCTCGGGCCGCAGCTGTAGCCCCTCCAGGGCCTCGGCTAGCAAAACGGGTGTATGGTACATGAGGCTAGGCATCGGGGGTGGGTGTGGGGCGGGTGCCGCCCATTACGCGCTCGGATATATCGGCCAGCCGGGGCAGGTGGTCTTGCAGCTGGGCCTCAAAGCGGGCCTGGCTCCAGATCTCAATCTTGTTGCCCGACCCGATCAGTACCAGCTCCTTTTCGATGCTGGCATGCTCGGCCAGCTTCTTGGGCACCAGCAGGCGGTTACTGCCATCCAGGCTAACGGGCACAGCCCCGGCCTGAAACAGGCGGGCAAAGGTTCGGTTTTCGGCTACAAACTGATTTTGGCTGTAGATCTTCGTCAGCTCCTCTTGCCATACCTTCTCCGGATACAGGGCCAGGCAGTCGTCCAGCCCCCGGTTGATCACAAAGGACTGACGCTCATCCTCGGGCAGCTGCTTCAGCAGGGCTGCCGGCATCAAAAACCGGCCCTTGGCATCTGCCTTGCATTCAAATTCGCCGAAGATAAACATGAGTAGTAGTAGAGCAGAACAAAAATACCACTTTATCCCACTTGCCCCCACCCAGGCCCCAAAAAATCTTATGGTAAATTATTCACAACTTTCAACTACTTGATAATCAGGCATTAAAAAAGAGAAAAAGCGTGGGAATCGCACAATCGCTTAACCAGCCGGGCAAAAAGAAAACCAATACACAACCCGATGTAGGCCGATCCTGGGCGCCTAAAAATGAGCAACGAGTAACCCGAGGTGAACGACCGAAACGCAGAATAACCCAAAAGTGGGAGAAAGTGGAAGCAGGTGTTCCTTCTATCCATACGACCTCAAAACTTCCGGCCACATAGGCCGCGGCAGGCTCGCTTTTCACACACAGTTTTGTAAATTGCGGCACGCAAGCCTGAAGAGTTATGCCCACAGTTACGATAGACGGTAAGGAATTCGCCTTTGAAGGGCAGCAGAAGCTGCTCCCCTTTATCCTGGAGCGGGGGATGGAAGTACCCTACTTCTGCTGGCACCCGGCCATGAGTGCCCCTACCAACTGCCGCATGTGCCTGGTGGATGTAGGCTTCCCCATAAAGAACAGAGAAACCGGCGAGTATGAGCTGGACGCACAGGGCAAGCGCAAGATCCTGTGGGGCCGAAAGCCCAGCACCAGCTGCAACCAGGACCTGGTGCCCGACATGGTGGTGCGCACACAAAACACCAGCCCCGCCATCAAAAAAGCACAGGAGGGTGTGCTGGAGTTTATCCTGGCCAACCACCCGCTAGACTGCCCGATATGCGACCAGGCTGGCGAGTGCCCCCTACAGATCAATACCTATAAGTACGGGCCGGAAGGTAGCCGCTTCGAGCTAAACAAGGTGCACAAGCCCAAGCGCATCCCGCTGGGGCCACGCGTAACCCTGGATGCCGAGCGCTGCATAAACTGCACCCGCTGCACCCGCTTTACCGAAGAGATCAGCGGCACAAACCAGCTGAGCATCATGGCGCGGGGAGAGAAAAACTTCCCTACCGCAGGCCCGGGCAAGACCTTCGACGATCCCTACTCCCTCAATACCGTAGACATCTGCCCCGTGGGTGCCCTTACCAGCACAGACTTCCGGTTTAAGGCCCGGGTGTGGGAGATGAACTATACCCCAAACATCTGTACTGGCTGTAGCAAGGG includes:
- the mraZ gene encoding division/cell wall cluster transcriptional repressor MraZ → MFIFGEFECKADAKGRFLMPAALLKQLPEDERQSFVINRGLDDCLALYPEKVWQEELTKIYSQNQFVAENRTFARLFQAGAVPVSLDGSNRLLVPKKLAEHASIEKELVLIGSGNKIEIWSQARFEAQLQDHLPRLADISERVMGGTRPTPTPDA
- a CDS encoding transpeptidase family protein, translating into MSKVSDTILKRVYLLFAGFIFFGVLVCVQVLRLQWGKADYYEARKNRERVYKRNMLADRGSILADDGSVLATTLPFFRIAIDATRMDPRYFPNFPDSLNALCTALATQFGEGEADIVHFKRLILHARQEGDRHVYLFPYRRLCTIRELKQIEQMPIFGQGRYRGGLIVEKVNNSRFYPLDNLAKITLGSMRNDTVGSRGIEYSFNRQLRGRDGQMLVQRVGGGVEVPLNYIYEVEAQDGLDIQTTLNVNIQDVTDAALRQAVEKHRAKWGLAIVMEVQTGEIKALANYPESYNHAVATRLEIGSTFKLVSTLALMESSQIQPDDSVDVGNGRIEYADRVLKDDYISGRISLQEAIERSSNVGVSKLVNAHFRHNPEKFYLQLDALGITRPVHFQLKGEPFPKLIRPQDKAYNATTLPWLSIGYNISLTPLQMLTFYNGLANGGVMLQPLIVKEIRSKTQVLKTYEAEVLNPKMCSEQTLSQLQAMLRGVVERGTARSIRKSKVPIAGKTGTAQRLKDGHYTKAYVSSFVGYFPADQPRYSCIVLINEPEGGDYYGGDVAAPVVREVAEALQATRLQPLQAHLAVPAAGARPSLPASRALHRHDAQVQYKHLRIPTEHKPSTDYVRVRTSPQGVSLHAYRLQDKLVPDVKGMPAKDAMALLENLGLRVALRGHGQVYRQSLKAGSRLYRNQLIVLDLK
- the rsmH gene encoding 16S rRNA (cytosine(1402)-N(4))-methyltransferase RsmH; amino-acid sequence: MYHTPVLLAEALEGLQLRPEGHYVDATFGGGGHSRAIMAGLGQGEGRLYAFDQDPDAAKNRLYDTRFHFFPCNFRQLYTCLADYPPVDGILADLGVSSHQLDEPGRGFSYRAEAPLDMRMQQQGPTAAELIALSTPEALADILYQYGDFRKSRPMARAIKAAQPETTTQLVAAVRSFLPRHNEYADLSRLFQALRIAVNDEMAALEDLLQQSLRVLKPGGRLVIISYHSYEDRLVKHYLRAGRADGELQKDAYGHPHTPWRLITRRAITPDEAEIRQNPRARSAKLRIAEKA
- a CDS encoding UDP-N-acetylmuramoyl-L-alanyl-D-glutamate--2,6-diaminopimelate ligase; translation: MKNLKDLLYRVPLQQVAGTRDRQVQALQFDSRHVAPGTVFIAIRGTQADGHQYIPAAEAQGAVAIVCEQLPAQLNENITYVQVRDAAESLAWMAANYHDNPAEEVACIGVTGTNGKSTVATLLYDLCTRMGYACGLIGTVEVRIAGQVLPATHTTPDPLQLQAYLAQMRDQGCAFCFMEVSSHALHQRRVVGIPFAGGLFTNLTRDHLDYHGSMAEYRNAKKLLFDQLPASAFALLNVDDKNGRFMAQNTRARQRTYALKSPADYQARILESTFEGQLLEINGQEIWIRLLGTFNAYNLLAVVAAARELQLPEAEVLLHASELLPINGRFQTLHFGPITAIVDYAHTPDALHNSLKTLKEIQIPGRLIVLIGAGGNRDKGKRPEMARIACELADQVILTSDNPRDEDPAAILDDMEAGVPATARRRVLRLMDRREAIRTASQLAKPGDVILLAGKGHETYQEIRGVRHPFDDREELKKAFQSAN